One window of Nostoc sp. C052 genomic DNA carries:
- the trxA gene encoding thioredoxin, translating into MSTDTDIVSYVEESEFDVVLNGSEEKIVVVDFTATWCGPCRLVSPLMNQLAEEYKGRAKVVKVDVDSNKPIFKKFGLRSIPAVLIFKDGILAETIVGVSPYEEFSAAVQKLL; encoded by the coding sequence ATGTCTACTGATACTGACATAGTTAGTTACGTTGAAGAAAGCGAATTTGATGTTGTTTTAAATGGAAGTGAAGAGAAAATTGTTGTTGTTGATTTTACTGCTACTTGGTGTGGCCCCTGTCGCCTAGTCAGTCCGTTAATGAATCAACTTGCCGAAGAATACAAAGGTCGCGCTAAAGTTGTTAAGGTGGATGTTGACAGTAACAAGCCAATTTTCAAAAAATTCGGTCTTCGCAGTATTCCAGCAGTTTTAATTTTCAAAGATGGTATCTTAGCAGAAACTATAGTAGGGGTTTCTCCTTACGAAGAATTTAGCGCGGCTGTTCAGAAGCTTCTTTAG
- the aroB gene encoding 3-dehydroquinate synthase, which translates to MTSVINVNLPGQSYEIAISSSLDQLGQQMASLKLGKKVLLVSNPTIFKHFGERAIASLKSAGFEVASCTLPPGERYKTLNSIQKLYDIALENRLERSATMVALGGGVIGDMTGFAAATWLRGINVVQVPTSLLAMVDSAIGGKTGVNHPHGKNLIGAFHQPRLVLIDADVLKTLPMREFRAGMAEVIKYGVIWDAELFAQLEASKRLDQLRYVKPELITSILTRSCQAKADVVSKDEKEGGLRAILNYGHTIGHAVESLTGYRLVNHGEAVAIGMVAAGQIAVELGMWQNLDTERQNALIQKAGLPTQLPTGVDIEAIIETLQLDKKVKAGKVRFVLPTEIGVVTVTDEVPSDIIRQVLRGM; encoded by the coding sequence ATGACTTCTGTAATTAATGTAAATCTACCAGGGCAGTCTTATGAGATTGCGATATCTTCGAGTTTAGATCAACTCGGTCAACAGATGGCTAGTCTCAAGCTAGGCAAGAAGGTATTGCTGGTTTCTAATCCGACGATTTTTAAACATTTTGGCGAAAGAGCGATCGCATCCCTAAAATCTGCTGGATTTGAAGTTGCTAGCTGCACTCTACCACCTGGGGAACGCTACAAAACCCTCAATTCCATCCAAAAACTCTACGATATTGCCTTAGAAAACCGCCTAGAACGTTCTGCGACTATGGTGGCTTTGGGTGGAGGTGTAATTGGCGATATGACTGGCTTTGCGGCTGCAACTTGGCTGCGCGGCATTAACGTTGTCCAAGTGCCTACCTCTTTGTTGGCAATGGTAGATTCGGCAATTGGTGGCAAAACTGGCGTGAATCATCCCCACGGCAAAAACTTGATTGGGGCATTCCATCAACCGCGCTTAGTTTTGATTGACGCAGATGTATTAAAAACTCTACCTATGCGCGAGTTTCGGGCAGGAATGGCAGAAGTGATTAAATACGGTGTGATTTGGGATGCCGAATTGTTTGCCCAGTTGGAAGCAAGTAAACGCCTCGACCAACTCCGCTATGTCAAACCTGAACTCATAACCAGCATATTAACGCGCTCTTGTCAAGCTAAAGCTGATGTTGTTAGCAAAGATGAGAAAGAAGGGGGATTACGGGCGATTCTCAACTATGGACATACTATCGGTCATGCAGTGGAAAGTTTAACTGGTTATCGCCTAGTAAATCACGGTGAAGCAGTGGCTATTGGGATGGTAGCAGCCGGTCAAATTGCTGTGGAATTGGGAATGTGGCAAAATCTTGACACAGAACGTCAAAATGCTTTAATTCAAAAAGCGGGTTTACCGACTCAATTACCAACTGGCGTAGATATTGAAGCAATTATTGAGACGTTGCAGTTAGATAAGAAAGTCAAAGCCGGGAAAGTGCGGTTTGTTTTACCAACAGAGATTGGTGTAGTAACAGTTACCGATGAAGTGCCATCGGATATTATTCGGCAAGTTTTGCGGGGAATGTGA
- the petL gene encoding cytochrome b6-f complex subunit PetL — MFAIVAYIVFLGLFFGLSVGLLFGLRTAKII; from the coding sequence ATGTTTGCAATTGTAGCTTACATCGTCTTCTTGGGTTTATTCTTTGGCTTATCTGTCGGTCTGCTGTTCGGTCTGCGGACTGCCAAAATAATTTAG
- a CDS encoding nuclear transport factor 2 family protein, whose product MEKRRENGRIVANAISFLLNRITLVVIAVALVLFIGGRFEIASASQPDAELEIQKLTSCYALGTDAIGRGNLQEGKNIYRNCFTQDAVLTAIFPDGATQTNYGTDPWADFVYSVFQGNGYTATQHLMGTINISVENNKATMTSYLHATHKRSETSIDVANGTYEDQVIKTNGRWKIRNRTLKLIDFLNLSSPTTASSSTNARSTNSSATFIKPNIPRLKD is encoded by the coding sequence GTGGAAAAAAGAAGAGAAAATGGGCGAATAGTTGCAAATGCTATCTCGTTTCTGTTAAATCGAATAACTCTGGTTGTGATTGCAGTTGCTCTTGTGCTGTTTATTGGAGGTAGATTTGAAATAGCAAGTGCAAGTCAACCTGACGCAGAATTAGAAATTCAAAAATTAACATCCTGTTACGCTCTGGGAACTGATGCTATTGGTAGAGGAAATCTCCAAGAAGGCAAGAATATTTATCGGAATTGTTTTACTCAAGATGCAGTTCTCACTGCCATTTTCCCTGATGGGGCAACTCAAACAAATTATGGCACAGATCCTTGGGCAGATTTTGTCTATTCAGTATTCCAAGGAAATGGTTATACAGCTACTCAACACTTGATGGGTACAATAAACATTTCAGTTGAGAATAATAAAGCAACGATGACCTCTTATCTCCATGCTACTCACAAACGTTCGGAAACTAGCATTGATGTCGCTAATGGCACTTATGAAGATCAAGTCATCAAAACAAATGGACGCTGGAAAATTCGTAATCGTACCCTTAAACTCATTGATTTCTTGAATCTCAGTTCGCCAACTACTGCTTCTTCAAGCACTAATGCCCGCAGCACTAATTCCTCAGCTACCTTTATAAAACCAAATATACCTCGTTTAAAAGACTAA
- a CDS encoding phosphatidylglycerol lysyltransferase domain-containing protein, giving the protein MTNNLKTQIGLWSAAFLTGLVGVVNLLSAVTPNLYGRNHWLKEFLPFDIRASGHIFAALTGFILLTLATNLLRRKKIAWLLTIGLLVISIFSHLLKGLDYEESLLSGVLLVQLILMRHFFTARSDRPSIARGVRVLIGALLFTLAYGTIGFYLLDGKFSENFNWREAIVQTLAMFFTADNWGLQPKSRFGEFFANSIYIIAAVTIAYAMLMLLQPVFWQNLATTNERKRAKEIVEQYGCSSLAAIALLNDKSYYFSPSGNSVIAYVPKGRGAIALGDPIGPVEDRKETIVAFREFCQRNDWYPSFYQTLPDDIELYKSLGFRVLKIGEEAIVDLKSFTLQGKAGKNFRPSISRLTKLGYQIDFYQPPIANDLLHLLKPVSDEWLKMAQGSEKQFSLGWFDEAYLRECEIAVVHNPEGQISAFANILREYQLNEATIDMMRHRSSLENGTMDFLFISLLQHFKEGGYDSFNFGLSALAGVGDNPESRRLEKVLHYLYGHLNRFYNFKGLHAYKEKFRPRWEPRYLVYPSLTALPDVVVALIRADSGDRLFDYFKPGA; this is encoded by the coding sequence ATGACTAATAATTTAAAAACTCAGATTGGACTTTGGAGTGCGGCATTCCTTACAGGTTTAGTCGGAGTAGTAAATTTGTTATCAGCAGTGACACCTAATCTGTATGGTAGAAATCACTGGTTGAAGGAATTTTTGCCATTTGATATCCGGGCCAGTGGTCATATATTTGCAGCCCTGACTGGGTTTATTTTATTAACACTTGCTACTAACTTATTACGCCGAAAAAAAATAGCCTGGTTGCTTACCATTGGGTTACTAGTAATTTCCATTTTCAGCCATTTGCTGAAGGGATTGGACTATGAAGAAAGTCTACTCTCTGGGGTTTTACTGGTGCAATTAATCTTGATGCGCCATTTTTTCACGGCGCGGTCAGACCGTCCTTCTATCGCACGAGGAGTCAGAGTACTTATAGGCGCTTTATTATTTACTCTGGCATACGGAACTATTGGATTTTATTTGTTAGATGGCAAATTTTCCGAGAATTTTAATTGGCGTGAAGCGATAGTTCAGACTTTGGCAATGTTCTTCACTGCGGATAATTGGGGACTGCAACCAAAAAGTCGATTTGGAGAATTTTTTGCTAATTCTATTTATATTATTGCAGCAGTTACTATTGCTTATGCAATGCTAATGCTATTGCAACCTGTGTTTTGGCAAAATCTAGCAACTACAAATGAGCGAAAAAGGGCTAAAGAAATTGTCGAGCAATATGGATGTTCTTCTTTAGCAGCGATCGCACTCTTAAATGATAAGAGTTATTATTTCAGTCCTTCTGGTAACAGTGTAATTGCTTATGTTCCTAAGGGACGGGGTGCGATCGCCTTAGGAGATCCCATTGGCCCTGTTGAAGACCGCAAAGAGACAATTGTTGCTTTCCGAGAGTTTTGCCAGCGTAACGACTGGTATCCCAGTTTTTATCAAACTTTGCCCGATGATATTGAGCTTTACAAGTCATTGGGGTTTAGAGTACTCAAGATTGGAGAAGAAGCGATCGTTGACCTAAAAAGTTTTACGTTACAAGGTAAAGCCGGTAAAAACTTTAGACCCTCAATCAGTCGTTTAACTAAGCTAGGATACCAAATCGACTTTTATCAACCACCCATCGCCAATGATTTATTGCACCTCCTCAAACCTGTCAGTGATGAATGGTTGAAAATGGCGCAAGGTTCGGAAAAACAATTTTCTTTGGGTTGGTTTGATGAAGCTTACCTGCGAGAGTGCGAGATTGCTGTAGTGCATAATCCTGAAGGTCAGATCAGCGCCTTTGCCAACATTCTCCGAGAGTACCAACTCAACGAAGCCACTATTGACATGATGCGACATCGCTCATCTCTTGAAAATGGCACAATGGACTTTTTATTTATTTCCCTACTCCAACATTTTAAAGAGGGTGGCTACGACAGCTTTAATTTTGGTCTTTCTGCCCTTGCGGGAGTTGGAGACAACCCAGAATCACGCCGCTTGGAAAAAGTATTGCACTATCTTTATGGGCACTTGAATCGCTTCTACAACTTCAAGGGATTGCACGCTTACAAAGAGAAGTTCCGCCCCCGTTGGGAACCGCGTTATTTGGTTTACCCCAGTTTAACCGCCTTACCAGATGTAGTTGTGGCATTGATTCGCGCAGATTCAGGCGATCGCCTCTTCGATTATTTCAAACCTGGAGCGTGA
- a CDS encoding DUF485 domain-containing protein yields the protein MNDRTKALQALAAERWRISLILSGAMMFIYFGFILLIAFNKPLLGSLVLPGLSLGILLGALVIVSAWVLIFIYVRWANSSYDDQIARLTRK from the coding sequence ATGAACGATCGCACAAAGGCTCTTCAGGCTCTCGCCGCTGAACGTTGGCGGATATCCCTGATTCTCAGTGGAGCCATGATGTTTATTTACTTCGGCTTTATCCTATTAATCGCGTTCAATAAGCCCCTGCTGGGGTCATTAGTATTGCCTGGTCTGAGCCTGGGAATTTTACTAGGGGCGCTGGTAATTGTCTCAGCATGGGTATTAATTTTTATCTACGTGCGTTGGGCAAATAGCAGTTACGACGACCAAATCGCAAGGCTGACACGTAAGTGA
- a CDS encoding (2Fe-2S) ferredoxin domain-containing protein — protein MKKLLRRIKILIQRIFTRFASNSQQASPLINSRPRPLETSIPSVSPRWESGLVLVCSQCTNEQSGSTASEDLENWLKSRLKFEGLWGDFRVVSTSCLGVCPRIGVTVVLVSNGSYGNSPCLIVNPRSDRELLYSYIKQNKG, from the coding sequence ATGAAAAAATTGCTCCGGCGTATTAAAATATTAATCCAACGTATCTTCACAAGGTTTGCATCCAATTCTCAGCAAGCATCGCCCTTAATAAATTCTCGCCCTCGCCCATTAGAGACTTCGATTCCCAGTGTTTCTCCCCGATGGGAGTCTGGTTTGGTGCTTGTGTGTTCGCAATGTACAAACGAGCAGTCAGGCTCAACGGCTTCCGAAGACTTAGAAAATTGGTTGAAATCGCGTTTAAAATTTGAGGGATTATGGGGTGATTTTCGGGTGGTTAGCACCAGTTGTTTAGGAGTTTGTCCCCGAATAGGCGTTACTGTTGTGCTTGTAAGTAATGGAAGTTACGGTAATAGTCCTTGCTTAATTGTAAATCCTCGGAGCGATCGCGAACTTCTCTATTCATACATCAAACAGAATAAAGGCTGA
- a CDS encoding Uma2 family endonuclease, whose protein sequence is MILQAKNQLTLQEFLNLPTGEGDITYELIDGQAIPKMSPKFFHAKLTRVLLNLIEQSCEGKGEVCPEWAVALIRRGRDWMPIPDILYISYERLPANWDENEACPVPPDLVIEIISPGQTFGQMAAKAKDYLDAKVLRVWVLDSKARSITVFYPDAAPQTYMGEELLTDSLFEGLEFTVEQVFQKAKIPLDAQ, encoded by the coding sequence ATGATACTCCAAGCCAAGAATCAATTAACCTTGCAAGAGTTCTTAAATCTTCCAACAGGTGAGGGAGATATCACCTACGAACTTATTGATGGTCAAGCGATTCCTAAAATGTCACCCAAATTTTTTCACGCAAAACTTACCCGTGTCCTTCTCAATTTGATTGAGCAATCGTGTGAAGGTAAAGGAGAAGTTTGCCCAGAATGGGCTGTTGCATTAATCCGTCGGGGACGAGATTGGATGCCAATTCCAGATATCTTGTACATTTCTTATGAACGTTTACCTGCTAACTGGGATGAAAATGAAGCTTGTCCTGTTCCTCCTGATTTGGTAATTGAAATTATTTCACCCGGACAAACCTTTGGACAAATGGCAGCTAAAGCCAAAGACTATTTAGATGCTAAGGTGCTGCGGGTGTGGGTATTAGATAGTAAAGCCAGAAGCATTACTGTTTTTTATCCAGATGCAGCACCACAAACTTATATGGGAGAAGAATTACTCACAGATTCTTTATTTGAGGGACTGGAATTTACGGTCGAGCAGGTGTTTCAAAAGGCAAAAATACCATTAGATGCTCAATAG
- a CDS encoding dihydrofolate reductase family protein, with translation MTKVTLYIAASLDGYIARTDGGIDWLSILDTEGEDFGYTAFYESIDAIVLGSNTYEVGLGFDQWPYPEKKTFVFTQRHLQSEREDVVFVSEAVKQALANIETEGFKNIWLVGGGKLINSFLQHGLIDEYIISTIPTILGGGIQLFPPPTPEEKLELINSKQYPSGLLQSHYRRHIKN, from the coding sequence ATGACAAAAGTTACACTCTACATTGCAGCTAGTTTGGATGGCTACATTGCTCGCACCGATGGCGGAATTGATTGGCTATCAATCCTTGATACAGAAGGTGAAGACTTCGGTTACACTGCTTTCTACGAATCAATTGATGCGATCGTTTTAGGTAGCAATACGTATGAAGTCGGGCTTGGTTTTGATCAATGGCCTTATCCAGAAAAAAAAACCTTCGTTTTCACCCAGCGCCATCTCCAATCTGAGCGTGAGGACGTTGTGTTTGTTTCTGAAGCAGTAAAACAGGCGTTAGCAAATATAGAGACTGAAGGTTTTAAAAATATCTGGCTAGTTGGTGGCGGAAAATTAATCAATTCGTTTCTTCAGCACGGCTTGATTGACGAATATATTATTTCAACTATTCCAACTATCTTAGGTGGCGGTATACAACTTTTCCCACCGCCTACCCCTGAAGAAAAATTGGAACTGATTAACTCAAAACAATATCCTAGTGGTTTACTCCAATCACATTACAGGCGACATATCAAAAATTAA
- a CDS encoding esterase family protein has protein sequence MKIYKLLIILVGAIALLTSAGYYYVFILGAPQLDPPQEEANTGLKLQLATFNSQAMGAVRNYGVILPPGYSKNPQKRYPVIFLLHGGHDDARAYADKYALLDVLHELYQSRKLPPSIVITPDGNDNRGSSPLYDPDYFDGPNGKVGTLIGSELVQVVKSRYRTLEKPQSWALGGLSSGGWGAFNIGLRHLNNFQILFSHSGYFTDNSGSQNSPQQIVQQLSPQDRQRLRVYLDAGMNDSNLLASTKAFNETLNQLGIAHVFYAFPGGHGLSGADIGWNYFHKHLKDSLSYVGEQFQKS, from the coding sequence ATGAAGATTTATAAACTTTTAATTATCTTAGTAGGAGCGATCGCACTCCTTACCAGCGCTGGTTATTATTATGTATTCATCTTAGGTGCGCCCCAACTAGACCCACCCCAAGAAGAGGCCAATACTGGGCTAAAGTTGCAATTAGCAACCTTCAACTCCCAAGCTATGGGTGCAGTCCGTAATTATGGCGTGATTTTGCCCCCTGGTTATAGCAAAAATCCGCAAAAGCGATACCCTGTAATCTTCTTGCTACACGGTGGTCATGATGATGCCCGTGCTTATGCTGATAAATATGCACTCTTAGACGTACTGCACGAACTTTATCAAAGTCGAAAATTACCACCATCGATTGTGATTACACCCGATGGTAATGATAATCGCGGTTCCAGTCCTTTATATGACCCCGATTACTTTGATGGCCCAAATGGTAAAGTAGGAACTTTAATTGGTTCAGAATTAGTGCAAGTTGTCAAGTCGCGCTATCGCACTTTAGAAAAACCCCAGTCTTGGGCGCTGGGAGGCCTGTCTTCTGGAGGATGGGGGGCTTTTAATATTGGGTTACGGCATCTTAACAACTTCCAGATATTATTTAGCCATAGCGGTTATTTTACCGATAACAGTGGTTCACAAAATAGTCCCCAACAAATTGTGCAGCAGCTATCACCCCAAGATCGGCAGCGATTGCGTGTTTACCTGGATGCGGGTATGAATGATAGTAATTTACTAGCTTCTACCAAAGCTTTTAACGAAACCTTGAATCAGTTAGGCATTGCTCACGTATTTTATGCGTTTCCTGGAGGTCATGGTTTGTCTGGTGCAGATATAGGCTGGAACTACTTTCACAAACATCTTAAAGATTCGCTATCGTATGTAGGTGAACAGTTTCAAAAAAGTTAG
- a CDS encoding sodium/solute symporter (Members of the Solute:Sodium Symporter (SSS), TC 2.A.21 as described in tcdb.org, catalyze solute:Na+ symport. Known solutes for members of the family include sugars, amino acids, nucleosides, inositols, vitamins, urea or anions, depending on the system.), which produces MNSVWFNLPLAADITSLGHFNPLAIAFFFLFVISSLGITYWAAKLTKNTAQFYTAGGKISGFQNGLALAGDFMSAASFLGIAGLVALNGFDGLIYSIGFLVGWPIVMFLIAEPLRNLGKYTFADVVAYRLQQKPVRIASAIGTLVVISFYLIAQMVGAGELIKLLFGFDYELAVVIVGCVMMAYVIFGGMIATTWVQIIKAVLLLGGTILLAILVLAQFGFNPLALFAAASAKYTGVLAPGKLVSNPLDAISLGLSLMFGTAGLPHILMRFYTVPDAKAARLSVTYATAIIGVFYLLTFILGFGAMVLVGKDAIEKIGTGGNMAAPMLAEFLGGDAFLGFIAAVSFATILAVVAGLTLSGAAALSHDLWVNVVRSGHADESEQLKVARGATMLLGLVAIFLGILFKGQNVAYMVGLAFAIAASANFPALLLSMLWRRFTTNGAVASMLVGTVSSLVLIYLSPTIQVTILKHASAPFPLKNPGLISIPLAFIVAIVVSLLSTEEQAQEKFAEVEDRIHIGSGM; this is translated from the coding sequence ATGAATAGTGTGTGGTTCAATCTGCCACTGGCGGCGGATATTACTAGTCTTGGTCACTTTAACCCGTTAGCGATCGCTTTCTTTTTTCTATTTGTTATCAGTTCTTTAGGCATTACCTATTGGGCGGCAAAGCTCACCAAAAATACGGCGCAGTTTTATACAGCTGGCGGTAAAATCAGCGGTTTCCAAAATGGGCTGGCCCTAGCAGGAGACTTCATGAGTGCAGCTAGCTTTTTAGGTATCGCTGGACTGGTGGCACTCAACGGCTTTGATGGCTTGATTTATTCTATCGGCTTCCTGGTGGGCTGGCCGATTGTCATGTTCTTAATTGCCGAACCACTACGTAACTTAGGTAAATACACTTTTGCTGATGTAGTGGCTTATCGCTTGCAGCAAAAACCTGTACGTATCGCCTCTGCGATTGGAACGCTGGTAGTAATTAGCTTTTACTTAATCGCCCAGATGGTAGGTGCTGGTGAACTAATCAAACTATTATTTGGCTTTGATTATGAACTAGCTGTGGTCATTGTCGGTTGTGTGATGATGGCTTATGTGATTTTTGGTGGGATGATTGCCACCACCTGGGTACAGATTATCAAAGCAGTTCTGTTGCTCGGCGGAACTATCTTACTAGCTATTTTGGTACTGGCACAATTTGGCTTTAACCCACTTGCTCTTTTCGCTGCTGCATCTGCGAAGTATACAGGTGTATTAGCTCCGGGCAAACTGGTTTCCAACCCCTTGGATGCTATCTCTTTGGGACTGTCGTTGATGTTCGGCACTGCTGGATTACCTCACATCCTAATGCGTTTCTACACAGTACCCGACGCCAAAGCAGCACGGCTCTCTGTTACTTATGCCACAGCTATTATTGGCGTTTTTTATCTCCTTACCTTCATCCTGGGTTTTGGTGCGATGGTGCTGGTAGGTAAAGATGCGATCGAGAAAATTGGTACTGGTGGTAACATGGCCGCGCCGATGTTGGCAGAATTTCTCGGTGGTGATGCTTTCTTAGGTTTTATTGCGGCTGTTTCCTTTGCAACGATTTTGGCGGTTGTCGCTGGGTTGACACTCTCAGGTGCAGCTGCATTGTCCCACGATTTATGGGTGAACGTGGTGCGATCGGGTCATGCTGACGAGTCAGAACAACTGAAAGTGGCTCGCGGTGCGACAATGCTTTTGGGATTGGTGGCGATATTCTTGGGTATCTTGTTTAAAGGTCAAAACGTCGCTTATATGGTAGGTTTAGCATTTGCGATCGCAGCTAGTGCAAACTTCCCAGCATTGCTCTTATCAATGCTTTGGCGACGCTTCACTACTAACGGTGCGGTTGCGAGTATGTTAGTAGGTACTGTCTCCTCTTTAGTACTGATTTATTTGTCGCCTACGATTCAAGTAACGATTCTTAAGCACGCTTCTGCACCCTTTCCACTGAAAAATCCTGGATTAATCAGTATCCCACTGGCGTTTATTGTGGCGATTGTCGTTTCCCTATTGAGTACTGAAGAGCAAGCACAGGAAAAATTTGCGGAAGTTGAGGATCGTATTCACATTGGTTCTGGGATGTAA
- a CDS encoding tetratricopeptide repeat protein, protein MRRRLFGQKRTRVNTLFTIAIFTTLAATSSISCSKNDNVLVTEIGVSQPSRRSATTSRGGEFYLQGKNQHLNGDLQAAIASYSKAISQNSQYGAAYNGRGLAYFDLGDKEKAIADYNQALRINPNDAEAYNNLGNARASLGGNREAVKDYSEAIRLNPNYAEAYNNRGNARAANGDKKGAIDDFGQAILLNPRYAIAYNNRGNARAANGDPKGAIADYNQAIRLNPNFAPAYNNRGNARATNGDKQGALKDLQQAANIFQSQGNNDLYQQVMNNIKELGQ, encoded by the coding sequence ATGAGACGGCGTTTATTTGGGCAAAAGCGAACAAGGGTAAATACTTTATTTACCATAGCTATTTTTACTACATTGGCTGCAACTAGCAGTATTTCTTGTAGTAAGAATGACAATGTGTTGGTGACAGAAATAGGAGTCAGTCAACCTAGCCGTCGTTCAGCTACAACTTCCAGAGGTGGAGAATTCTATCTTCAGGGAAAGAATCAGCATTTAAATGGCGACTTACAAGCTGCGATCGCATCATATAGTAAGGCAATTAGTCAAAATTCTCAATATGGCGCTGCCTACAACGGCCGGGGATTAGCCTACTTCGATTTGGGAGACAAAGAAAAAGCGATCGCAGATTACAATCAAGCACTCCGCATCAACCCTAACGACGCTGAAGCCTACAATAACTTAGGAAATGCCCGCGCCTCATTAGGAGGTAACAGAGAAGCAGTCAAAGATTACAGTGAAGCGATTCGACTCAATCCCAACTATGCCGAAGCCTACAATAACCGAGGAAATGCCCGCGCCGCCAATGGAGACAAAAAAGGGGCAATAGACGATTTTGGTCAAGCAATTCTCCTCAACCCCAGATATGCGATCGCTTATAATAACCGAGGAAATGCCCGTGCTGCCAATGGAGATCCTAAGGGTGCGATCGCAGACTATAATCAAGCCATTCGCCTCAATCCTAACTTTGCCCCTGCCTACAATAATCGGGGAAATGCCCGCGCCACCAATGGAGACAAACAAGGGGCACTCAAAGACTTACAACAAGCAGCAAACATTTTTCAAAGTCAAGGTAACAACGACTTATACCAACAAGTGATGAATAACATCAAAGAACTTGGACAGTAG
- a CDS encoding serine/threonine-protein kinase, whose translation MSYCLNPHCPKPENPDHVNFCVTCGSKLLLKERYRAIKPIGQGGFGKTFLAVDEDKPSKPRCVIKQFYPQSQGTNTLAKAVELFNQEAVQLDELGKHPQIPELLAYFTQEARQYLVQEFIDGQNLAQELAHKGAFSETQIWQLLNDLLSVLQFCHARHVIHRDIKPENIILRSNDSKLVLVDFGAAKSATGTALNRTGTSIGSPEYVAPEQMRGRAVFASDIYSLGATCVNLLTQRSPFDSYDTQNDTWVWQQYLQTPISNPLSRILNKMLESIPVRRYQTVDEVLKDLNQYSQVAATPAIAAKPIPQPPSNSPPAFLSKSPSQLERELEEMKTQFMGSSKPQPNKVQPPNPTSQPPSTNKIDQELEELKAKFLGNNNL comes from the coding sequence ATGAGCTACTGCCTTAATCCCCATTGTCCCAAGCCGGAAAATCCCGATCATGTCAATTTTTGTGTGACTTGTGGTTCTAAGTTACTCCTCAAAGAACGTTACCGTGCTATCAAACCAATCGGACAAGGTGGTTTTGGCAAAACTTTCTTAGCTGTGGATGAAGATAAACCCTCCAAACCACGCTGCGTAATTAAGCAATTTTATCCCCAATCCCAAGGCACGAACACTCTTGCAAAAGCTGTAGAGTTATTTAATCAAGAAGCAGTGCAGTTAGATGAATTGGGCAAACATCCCCAAATTCCTGAACTACTGGCATATTTTACCCAAGAAGCCCGGCAGTATCTTGTACAAGAATTTATTGACGGGCAAAACTTAGCCCAGGAACTAGCACATAAAGGGGCTTTTAGTGAAACGCAAATCTGGCAACTATTAAATGATTTATTGTCAGTTTTGCAATTTTGTCACGCCAGACACGTAATTCACCGTGATATTAAGCCAGAAAATATTATTTTACGTAGCAATGATAGCAAACTAGTGTTAGTAGATTTTGGTGCGGCTAAATCTGCCACTGGCACTGCTTTAAATAGAACCGGTACTAGTATTGGTAGTCCAGAATATGTTGCACCTGAACAAATGAGAGGTCGGGCTGTTTTTGCTAGCGATATTTACAGTTTGGGTGCTACTTGTGTGAATTTATTAACCCAGCGATCGCCTTTCGATTCTTATGATACTCAAAACGATACATGGGTTTGGCAGCAATACTTGCAAACTCCTATCAGTAATCCGTTGAGTCGTATTCTGAACAAGATGCTAGAAAGTATTCCAGTTCGGCGTTATCAAACAGTCGATGAAGTTCTCAAAGACTTAAATCAATACTCTCAAGTTGCAGCCACACCAGCGATTGCGGCAAAACCTATCCCTCAACCACCATCTAATTCTCCACCCGCTTTTTTATCGAAATCTCCTAGTCAACTTGAGAGGGAATTAGAAGAAATGAAAACCCAATTTATGGGTAGCAGTAAACCTCAACCAAATAAAGTACAGCCACCAAACCCCACATCTCAGCCACCTAGTACAAATAAAATAGATCAAGAATTAGAAGAATTGAAAGCTAAATTTCTTGGTAATAACAACCTCTAA